The proteins below are encoded in one region of Streptomyces spinoverrucosus:
- the xylA gene encoding xylose isomerase yields the protein MNYQPTPEDRFTFGLWTVGWQGRDPFGDATRRALDPVETVQRLAELGAHGVTFHDDDLIPFGSSDTERESHIKRFRQALDATGMTVPMATTNLFTHPVFKDGAFTANDRDVRRYALRKTIRNIDLAVELGARTYVAWGGREGAESGAAKGVRAALDRMKEAFDLLGEYVTSQGYDLRFAIEPKPNEPRGDILLPTVGHALAFIERLERPELYGVNPEVGHEQMAGLNFPHGIAQALWAGKLFHIDLNGQSGIKYDQDLRFGAGDLRAAFWLVDLLESAGYDGPRHFDFKPPRTEDLDGVWASAAGCMRNYLILKERSAAFRADPEVQEALRASRLDELAQPTAADGLQALLADRTAFEEFDVEAAAARGMAFERLDQLAMDHLLGARG from the coding sequence ATGAACTACCAGCCCACCCCCGAGGACAGGTTCACCTTCGGCCTGTGGACCGTCGGCTGGCAGGGAAGGGACCCGTTCGGCGACGCCACGCGGCGTGCCCTCGACCCGGTCGAGACGGTGCAGCGCCTGGCCGAGCTCGGGGCCCACGGCGTGACCTTCCACGACGACGACCTGATCCCCTTCGGATCCTCGGACACCGAGCGCGAGTCCCACATCAAGCGCTTCCGCCAGGCCCTGGACGCGACCGGCATGACCGTCCCGATGGCGACCACCAACCTCTTCACGCACCCCGTCTTCAAGGACGGCGCGTTCACCGCCAACGACCGTGACGTACGCCGGTACGCGCTGCGCAAGACCATCCGCAACATCGACCTGGCGGTGGAGCTGGGCGCGCGGACGTACGTCGCCTGGGGCGGGCGCGAGGGCGCCGAGTCCGGTGCCGCCAAGGGCGTACGCGCCGCACTGGACCGCATGAAGGAGGCGTTCGACCTCCTCGGCGAGTACGTCACCTCCCAGGGCTACGACCTGCGCTTCGCGATCGAGCCCAAGCCGAACGAGCCGCGGGGCGACATCCTGCTGCCGACCGTCGGCCACGCCCTGGCGTTCATCGAGCGGCTGGAGCGGCCGGAGCTGTACGGCGTCAACCCCGAGGTCGGGCACGAGCAGATGGCCGGGCTCAACTTCCCGCACGGCATCGCGCAGGCCCTGTGGGCGGGCAAGCTGTTCCACATCGACCTCAACGGCCAGTCCGGCATCAAGTACGACCAGGACCTGCGCTTCGGCGCCGGCGACCTGCGCGCCGCCTTCTGGCTGGTCGACCTCCTGGAGAGCGCCGGCTACGACGGCCCGCGCCACTTCGACTTCAAGCCGCCGCGGACCGAGGACCTCGACGGTGTGTGGGCGTCGGCGGCGGGCTGTATGCGCAACTACCTCATCCTCAAGGAGCGTTCGGCCGCCTTCCGCGCCGACCCGGAGGTCCAGGAGGCCCTGCGTGCCTCCCGCCTCGACGAACTGGCCCAGCCCACGGCCGCGGACGGCCTGCAGGCGCTGCTCGCCGACCGCACGGCGTTCGAGGAGTTCGACGTCGAGGCGGCCGCCGCGCGCGGGATGGCGTTCGAACGGCTCGACCAGCTGGCGATGGACCATCTGCTGGGCGCGCGCGGCTGA